In Piliocolobus tephrosceles isolate RC106 chromosome 12, ASM277652v3, whole genome shotgun sequence, one DNA window encodes the following:
- the TMSB15B gene encoding thymosin beta-15B, producing MSDKPDLSEVEKFDRSKLKKTNTEEKNTLPSKETIQQEKECVQTS from the exons ATGAGTGATAAACCAGACTTGTCGGAAGTGGAGAAGTTTGACAGGtcaaaactgaagaaaactaatactgaagaaaaaaatactcttcCTTCAAAGGAAA CTATCCAGCAGGAGAAAGAGTGTGTTCAAACATCGTAA